The genomic window GGAAGATTTATGCTTAGTAATTAAATATCTGACATTTACGCACCAAGACTTCTGTTGGTATATTTGAGCTTTTAAAAGTTGACTGTTCTGATCTGAAACTTTATTAAGTCGATGTGTTTTGGAAACAAGTAAAATACTGTTAATTTCTgtgagattattttttttttctattttattgtcTCTTTTCTTTTGACAGAAACTTGTAAACAAACTTTCCCtacagatcctccagtttaacaAGTGCGTAAACGTCTGTTCCAACGCATGACTTTTCTAAACCTTTCCTTTTTCATGTTCAGTTCCTGATGACAACCAACTCCCTGACCACTTGCTGCGAGTCCACCGGCAGATCTATAGCCGACTCCGGAGTAGCGGCGTCCGGCCAGACCCCGGTGTACTGCCCGGTGTATGAGAGCCGGCTGCTGGCCACGGCGAGGCATGAGCTCAGTTCAGCCGCTGCGCTGGGCGTGTACGGAAACCCCTACACAGGCGGCCAAGGCTATGGGAATTACGTTACATACGGAACGGACGCCTCGGCTTTCTACTCGCTGGTAAGCCCCTCACATCTGATCCCCTTTGGCATTGATTAATGGAGCCGCAGGGCGCACAGACTTGAACCTGTTCTGTGCGTTATAGCGCAAAATGCCAGCCTTTTACATGTTGTGCGTAATTCATTTTCATCATCCTTcaagacaacttttttttttttttttcagtaaatgaaAAATGTTTCTCAGCGTGAGATAAGCCTGAATGCTTTATCCCATCCACTTTTGTTAGAGTAATTcttgtggaggaaaaaaaaagaaattgttttGCACTGGAAAACAACTTCACCTCTTGCAAAGACCCAGAGGCCAATAAAAGGATTTAGCATTCTTATTTTAATACTGAAATACAGACAGTTGAATGCATAAattgtgattgaaaaaaatatgAGAATTAAACTTACACAACAGTATTTAATAGAAATTCTAAAAACTTATGTTTCTATGCAATTATCCTCCTCAGCCAGGCCAAGAAACTCAAATACAACcagtattttgttatttttatgtaaatatacatgtttttCAGCACCGGGTGAGCCAAAAATACATAATGATTTGTGCCATTcttttaataaacatttcttttcaTGTGTAATTGCAGGGTACATTCGATACTAAAGATGCTACAGCTTCTGCGCATGCGGGAATAACCCAAGCGACAGCCTACTATCCTTATGATCCTACCTTGGGACAGTATCAGTATGACAGGTATGTTGTTAAAGTGACAGTTTGACTCTGAGTGACTGAATAATGTTGAGAAGCTGGATTATCAGTTTAAATTTCAGACCTCTTTCAGTGAACGGAATAATATGTGCAGTGGAGTTAGAATTACAGGCAAAATACAGCGTTACGTCCAGGTTTGAAAGTCATTTTAAGTACTTTTTGATGAGTTAACAGGAAGTTGTTAAAATGAAGCCTCGCCGACATTAAATCAATCATTTATCCTTAAGAGGTCGAGGTCGAGTTCATTCTCATCGTGTCTATAACAGCACAGGAAATCACTTTTATTCTATGACACATTTGTTTTATAATGGAAGTTGATGCATGCAGGCCTTCATTCAGTAACTGAAGGCCTTCGCAGTGTTATGCAGAGCAGGTCTGCCTCATGAAAGGTCTTTCCAATAATCAGATGACACACAAGTAAAGACAGTGTTGAAAATGAAGGATTCTGATTGATTACAATAAGTGTTATAAGAAAATAAtttgaataaaacagaaaaatccaGCGCTACAGAAACTTTTTACGTAGCTTGAATCTGTACGcttgttttacattcatttattcaatttttgttttggttaatcGGTCGACAAAGTGCCATATTGATCAGCTTACAGCACAATAACAGCTTACATAACCTCAAACTAATAAGCTGACTTCTTTAACAAATCACTTAAGTCTAACCTTGCAAAAAAAGTGTCAGCAAAAACCCCAATAAGTGTTCACAAAGCAAAAGGCCTGAGACTATGAAAGAAAAGAATTAGTGGCACTCAAATGAACAAGCAGGCCTATAAGAGGACCACTCTGTGTGAGCTCGTCTTTTACCTGAGGGCTCATCATTACACTCAATAAAGCAATTTTACAGTCTGTTTTATCTGTGAGGTAACAACAGGGTAAAGAAGGGTACAGTCTTCCTATCTTTTAGATTCCCTTAACAGTGCTTGACCTGGACTAAGCTATGGAGAGCAATAAAGGCCTCATAAAAGCCTCCCTTGAGAGGACTTTTACAGCTCACTGCTGACTGAAAATCAACACTGTGCATTTTAAATGTAGGTCTATGGTTGATATTTGTGAGGGaaaggagagggaggggagggaggtggATGGTATATTAGGGATAGGTTTAAATCATTTTTTACACtaagaaattacactgaaaagtaaagaaacaaagaaagatgcATTTGATGTGACTATTAACAAAAGAAATAGCAAACGAAGGaatatttaaggtttttttttttttttttttttttttttaaggttgtaGGTTTCCCCTGAGATAACCCCTGTCCTTAAATGGTGTCTTTTCACTGACACAGCTTTGTCACGAGACTTACATTTTTAAACTTTCTGCAACAATAATACTGCGTCATATTTGTGCACTTATAATCCATTACTATGTTATTTCAAAAGTATCTCTTATCGATTCCAGCACTGAAACAAACGGAAAAAAAGAGTTTTACATTATATTCACCATCTTCTTCTAATTGACAGATATGGTTCCATGGATGGGGGAACAAGGCGGAAGAACGCCACACGTGAAACGACCAGCACACTGAAGGCCTGGCTGCAGGAACACAGGAAGAACCCGTACCCAACTAAGGGTGAGAAGATAATGCTGGCCATCATCACCAAGATGACCCTGACGCAGGTGTCCACCTGGTTCGCAAACGCCAGGAGGAGGCTCAAGAAGGAGAACAAGATGACATGGCCGCCCAGAAACAAGGGCTCAGAGGAAAAAAGATATGACGAGGATGAGGATGGGTCTCAGGAGGAGCAGATAAAAAGCGAGAACAATGAGGATGGTTAGTGTAAAAGGTCTTGTCGCTTTGCAGAAATAAAGTCAAACTCCAGAGTTCTTAGCTGAGTTGATATAAATTGTCAGGAGCACATTTTTAAACTTGTGTATCTATGTATTATTCACTTTGACAACATAAATTGTTCTGATGAATCTTATCAGTAACACTCCAGATGATCCTCACTTATGCACAACCTGATGATTTCAGTGATGTGACAGTGATCCATACAAGGCCTTTCTGACATCGCCTGAGTAGAATTAACAGTTACCATGATGCCTTCATGTCCAATATAACTCTATATAGAAATGTCTGTCTTTTTTGACAGCTTTGCTTTCTGAATGCACTGCTTCACTTTATTCAGTTGAATTAATTAAAACATGTTTCTTGAAATACCTTTAAAGGCCAAAAAAGCCACATTTCAAGTCATTTTTCCACAATTATCTGAAAATGCTGTTTATTATAATTTAAATGACTATAACAAAAATAGCAGAAATAACTGTTAGTGGATAGATTTTACAAGCAAATAACACTGCCTAAGATGTATTTGTTGGATATGACATTCTGATACTATTTTGATCCAATAGATAATATTTGCTAATAAATGATGGAGTAAATATTTTGACTGTTTGACCATTAAATAAAGTGTATAATAATTGTTAGGGTTAATTTAAAGCAGTTGCTATTTTACATGCATGACTGCACATTGACtctcctgtctgtcattatctGATTTAAAGTCATATGATATGACACCGTATCTGACATGTCTGCTGtcttccttctgtttttttttttttttttttaaatagagacCAGAAGTCGGGCTGATAAGGACCTTCAGTTGAGCGATTTGGACGATTTCGACACACTGGAATCTGAGAGCTCGGAGTGTGAGCTCAAACACCGAtaccacatcaacacacacatgtCAACAACGACCGACTGCCCAAGTGAGCACATCATCAAAGACGCATCTCTCAAAATCTCCATCCCCGTTTCTCTCGGAGGGGAGGATTTGAACAAAAGTTGTCTCAAAACAAACCCGGAGGACTTTCCATCCGATAACAGACAGCAGGCAAAAACATGCTATaaccagcaacaacagcaacaacagcaacagcatcAAGTATTAGACGGCAAACCCCGAATTTGGTCTTTGGCCCAAACTGCGACATCTCTGAACCAGACTGAGTACCCGTCCTGTATGCTGAGGTGCCAGCCGCCGcccccctcctccctcacccCGTCCCCCGCCGCTACCTCACCCGTCACCGGCCTGGACAACAGGCAGGACTCGCCGGTCACGACCCTGAGAAACTGGGTCGACGGGGTTTTCCACGACCCCTTGTTCAGGCACAGCACTCTGAGCCAGGCACTGACCAACACCACCGTCTCTTGGACCACAAACACCAAAGGTACCATTCTGGAGGCAGAGCGCAGCGCGGTGCAGGCCTTACAGCAGCACCAGGACTCCCCCAAAGACAGTGCCATGAGTTTCCCAAAAACTATCAACAAACTCTTCTGCTCATAACAAaaccaaatgcaaaaaaaaaaaaaaaaaaaaaaaaaaaaaagagagggacTTTTGTAACCGGCTCCAAGTCGGGTGGAAAAGTCTTACAGgctccgtctccatgtttctctCATTCTATTTTATTCGTTTTTACGCAGTTATATATGCTGTTACATTGGCGTTACACAAGTGAAATATCCGGATCCGTTTGGCTTTGATTTAAGGCACGCACAAAAACTTATCAAAATGTATAACTGAAAGTTTacatgttgagaaaaaaaaaataatagaagtttacatttttattttgatcCTTTTTGTTTTCCTATGCGCATGCAAATGTAATTGAATATTATTTAGGACTCAGCAGTTGAGTATCACTATTAAAGGAAGAAAAAGTCTCACAAATGCACAGCTCTCTTAAGAACTGAATGAGGGCGTTTCAACTTTgttcactgaaaataaaaacagtccgtttcttaaaaaaaaataaataaatacataaataaattgcGTGTGATATTTGGGTTAATAGTGAAAGGAACTGGCCAAGGTGCTGAAAATCTACAGAATTGAAGGGTTTGTTTTCCCCTGATGCACGACTTGTAGGCTTTTTCTAAACGCAATCCACTGTTAAACAAAGCAGTTTTATCATTTCAGTTCATTCTTAACCCATTAAAACAGGCACTATCTAATATCTCTCGCCTGTGTTGTTTTCCAGAAAACATTCACTCTCATTTAGTGACAGCCTGAAAATGAGGCAGCTCAACCCTCAAGACAGAACAATATCAGTATCTAAGATCTGCCTCATTAATTCCCTCTAAACAGGCTGTAATTGGGATGTTCGCAGTCATATTTCATGTCAGGCTATTGATTTCCCCTCTCTGCTCTCTGATAATATTATCGAAACATCTCAACATTGTCCATGATGCAGCTGTCAAAAGGGTAAGTTATTCGCCATACGTCCATTAATGGGATCAAAACGAGAggcctctgcaaaaaaaaaataataatctgaagtGAGGAGTTTTCGTTTTGACACCAACCCCTCAAAGAAAACAGCCAGGATGCTGATTCCTCTTCTGAAAAGTGAAAGGGCTTTACGAGAGAGGCACTCACGTCGTCTAAAAGTGAAAAGGGCAAAGGAACTCGAATTAGTTGTTGTA from Sphaeramia orbicularis chromosome 16, fSphaOr1.1, whole genome shotgun sequence includes these protein-coding regions:
- the irx4a gene encoding iroquois-class homeodomain protein IRX-4a codes for the protein MSYPQFGYPYSSAPQFLMTTNSLTTCCESTGRSIADSGVAASGQTPVYCPVYESRLLATARHELSSAAALGVYGNPYTGGQGYGNYVTYGTDASAFYSLGTFDTKDATASAHAGITQATAYYPYDPTLGQYQYDRYGSMDGGTRRKNATRETTSTLKAWLQEHRKNPYPTKGEKIMLAIITKMTLTQVSTWFANARRRLKKENKMTWPPRNKGSEEKRYDEDEDGSQEEQIKSENNEDETRSRADKDLQLSDLDDFDTLESESSECELKHRYHINTHMSTTTDCPSEHIIKDASLKISIPVSLGGEDLNKSCLKTNPEDFPSDNRQQAKTCYNQQQQQQQQQHQVLDGKPRIWSLAQTATSLNQTEYPSCMLRCQPPPPSSLTPSPAATSPVTGLDNRQDSPVTTLRNWVDGVFHDPLFRHSTLSQALTNTTVSWTTNTKGTILEAERSAVQALQQHQDSPKDSAMSFPKTINKLFCS